Within the Alteromonas sp. M12 genome, the region TTTTTGCTAAGGTTCTTTTCTCTTTAGCGGCTGAAAAGCTGGACGGTCCTAATACTTGTTTGTCATATAAGTGCTCTATGGATTCCACACCTCCCTGAATCTTTTTTACTACTCCGGTTTTAGATAGCTTATTTATATCTCTCCTGATAGTTGCCTCTGAAACCTGTAATTGTTGCGTTAGGTTTTTTACACTCACAAATTGTTGTTTTGCTAAAACCTCTTTTATGAGTTGCTGCCTGTGTTTTTCTAACATTCGTCTAATATCCCACTGTGTCCCAACATCGGTTAATTATTAAGTTTAAAAATAGCGCTTAACGTCTAATTACAACGTGTAATCCGTCAGTAACGTTAAGGAAAATCTCACCTATTAAAATCAAATATAGTCAAACTAATTCAAATATGGAAGTAACAAGTCATTTACAATCGTGTATTTTGTCATTAAACTAATATTAACCATCATTTTGACCAATGATTTTAATGAAATTAGTTGATTGATTTGCAACCTAATCAATATGAAGTTGCAGACAATACCATTTGAGTTATCTGTATGAAGGGGTATTACATGCCTAGAAAAAGGGCAATTAATTACAAATGTTTTAGTTTGTTGGTGCCTGTGTTGCTGATGATTTCGTCGTGTTCAAAACTATACGATTCCACAACAGTCATTCCTCTTGCTCATACATTAGATGTTAATCATCCAGTTCATCTTGCGCTTATCCATATGGATGAAAGGTTGCAGGAGTTATCTTCAGGTGAAATGAAACTCAAAATTTTTCCTTCCGGCCAATTAGGTACAGAGAGAGAAATACTTGAGTTGGTTCAAATTGGAAGTTTGGGCATGACAAAAGTATCGGCCAGTCCTCTCGAAGCATTTGTACCTAAAATGAAGGTTTTTAGCTTACCGTATCTGTTTAATGATAATAAACATTATTGGGATACTTTAAATAGTGAAGTAGGCAAACGTTTATTAAATGAAGGTACAGCGTTCCGCATTAAAGGCCTGGGATATTTTGATGCTGGAAGCAGGAGTTTCTATTCTTCTGATAAATTAATAAAAACGCCAACTGACCTGAATGGTATGAAAATTAGAGTAATGAACAGTCAATCTGCAGTAGATATGGTGAATACGATTGGTGGTTCGGCAACTCCGGTCAGTTTCGGTGAATTATACACCGCGCTTCAACAAGGGGTTGTGGATGGTGCAGAAAATAATCCGCCTAGCTTTTACTTTTCAAAACATTTCGAAGTCAGTAAATACTATTTATTGGACGAACATACCTCCATACCGGATGTAATTATTATTGGTACTCACATTTGGAATAACTTAAATAGCCAACAACAGGGATGGTTGTCCCAAGCAATGAGTGAAGCAACGGATTATCAACGGGTTTTATGGAAGGAATCTACGGAACAATCGTTGAAAGCGGTAAAAGATGCTGGGGTAGAAATTATTGTCGCTGATAAGAAGCCTTTTCAAGAGAGTGTTAAACCCATCTACGATAACTTAAAAGATGTAGAAATAATTAAATTAGTAGATGAAATCAAGTTGATAGGGGAACTGCCATGATGCAAGTAAATTTTGTGCTTGAAAAGCTTGATTATTTACTAAGCAGGTTATTGGCTTTTATTATGGTGATATTGGTTGTCGATGTCGCATGGCAGGTAATTACTCGTTTTATATTGCCAAAACCGAGTTCTTTTACCGAAGAGGTTGCAAGGTTTTTACTTATTTGGCTCAGTTTATTGGGGGCGGCCTATGCCTATAAACTGCACGCGCATTTAGGGCTCGATATTCTGGTTCGCAAGTTATCTGCAAAGAACGCGTTAAGAGTTTTTCGCTTTAACTGTTTTTTGGTGGCTATATTCTCCGTTGTGATCTTAATTTGTGGTGGAAGTCACTTGGTTTGGCTGACTTGGGTGTTAGGTCAGCAATCGCCAGTGTTGAACATGCCAATGGCCTATGTCTACGTCGCAATCCCTCTCAGTGGGCTGATATTTTTTATTTACAGTATCTCTTTTATTTTTGCACCAACTGATACCAAAGTTGATGATGCGCAATAATAATTTGATCGTTTTTAGGGAAAACCAAAGTGATTAGCTTAATTTTATTCTTAGTATTTACGATTCTACTTATTATCAATCTACCGATTGCTCTGGCGATTATTTTTGCGACGCTCGTCACTATGCTGTTTACAATCGATACATTACCCGCCATTACTACAATAGCTCAGCGTTTGGCTGTGGGCATTGACAGTTTTGCATTGCTTGCAATTCCATATTTTATCTTATCCGGATATTTGATGGGGCAGGGGGGGATTGCAGCTAGGTTAGTTAACTTTGCCAAAACCTTAGTAGGTAGATTGCCTGGTGGACTTGCCTATGTAAACGTTATTTCTTGTGCCTTATTTGGTTCTATTTCGGGATCTTCTGTTGCTGCGACTTCAGCCGTAGGAGGTTTTATGATCCCGGCAATGGAAAAGGAGGGCTATAACCGCCCATTTAGTGCTGCCGTCACTGTTACTGCGGCCACCACGGGTATGTTAATCCCGCCAAGTAATATATTGATTATATACTCATTAGCCAGTGGTGGAGTTTCAATTGCTGCTTTGTTCATCGCCGGATATTTACCCGGAATACTTGTCGCCTTATTGCTAATGCTGGCGTGTGCACTCTATGTTAAACGTAACAAAATTAAGCCATTAGAAAAAGAAGCAATTGATCCTTTTTGGCCATCTTTTATGGGGGCATTGCCCAGTTTGTTGCTTGTTTTTGTGATTATTGGTGGAATTATTGGAGGGGTATTTACGCCAACCGAAGCAGGTGTCGTCGCAGTTCTATATTCGTTGATTTTGTCTGTGGTTATTTATCGGGAACTAAAGATAAGTGATTTATATCCTATTTTGATTAAGTCGGTAATTACCACTTCAATTGTCATGCTACTAATTGGCTCATCGTCGGCAATGTCTTGGTTAATGACCTATGAATCCATTCCCCAAAATATAAGCCAATTATTGTTAACTTTGTCAGATAATCCTTTAATCGTTTTGTTGATCATTAACTTAATTCTTCTCGTTATTGGTACTTTTATGGACATGACTCCTGCGGTACTAATATTCACACCTATTTTACTGCCCGTTGTTGAAAACCTCGGGATATCACCATTGCATTTTGGCATTATGATGATATTAAACTTATCAATTGGATTATGCTCTCCGCCGGTGGGTAGTGTTTTATTTATCGGTTGTAGTATTGCCAAAGTGAACATCACCGAAATAATACGGCCTATTATTCCTCTTTATTTGGCTATGATTGCAGCACTTGTGCTTGTGACTATCTTCCCATCCATTAGTGAATTCTTACCTAAACTTCTTGGCCTAATTTAGAACAATCAACTGATTATTTAATCATTGATGGGTAACAGACACTGAATTAATTACATATGAAAGTGCATTAGTTCAGTTTTTCAATCCGCTTCATAAGGGGTTATTTCGCAATGACTTAAGGTTAGGTAACTAAGTTTACGGGTTGGGAAGTTTAAACACATAGGGAAGGTCATAGCGCTTTGTATGTTTGTTTTGGTAACAAACATACAAAGCTAAACATTAGCAGATGATCTTTTACCGAGCCATCCAACCGCCATCGACTAACAGTGTATGACCATTTACGTAATCCGATGCAGACGAGGCTAAAAATATTGCTGCACCTGCTAAATCTTCAGGCTCTCCCCATCGTCCTGCAGGGATCCTAGCTGATATTGCTTCATTACGCTCTTTGTCAGCTCTTAAAGCGGAGGTATTGTCTGTTGCAAAATACCCAGGGGCTATAGCATTCACGTTAAGTCCTTTTGCGGCCCATTCATTTGCCAGCGCTTTAGTCAGTTGCATTACCGCTCCTTTAGAGGCGCTATATGCCGGGACCGTAATGCCGCCAGAAAAACTGAGTAAAGATGCAATATTGATGATTTTTCCACTACCATTTGCCAACATATGTTTGCCTATGCCTCTAGAAAGTCTAAACACACCGTTAATGTTTGCTTCCATTACCAAATCCCAATCCTCATCTGAAAAATCTTCTGCTGGTGCTCGTCTTATCGTGCCAGCATTATTGACTAAAATGTCAACTTTACCAAAAGCAGCGATAGCATCATCTACAAGTTTTTTAACTTGCTCTGGTTTATCTTGTTCACATCCCAATGCAACGACTTTGCAGGTACCTAGCTTTTCGATTTCAGCTAATGTGTCTGCTACATTTTCTTTTTTTGAGGCTACCGCAATAATATCAGCACCGGCTTTTGCTAAGCCAAGTGCAATAGCCTGTCCTAAACCTCTACTAGCTCCAGTAACCAATGCAACCTTGCCGCTTAAATCAAACATATTACTCATCAAACTAACTCCAATTAAAAAATTTCATTCACAGTGAGGTGATCCATGTCGGTAAACTCTTGGTTCTCTCCTCCCATCGACCAACAAAATGTATATGCATTTGTTCCACAACCACTATGAATTGACCAGCTCGGAGATAAAGCTACTTGCTCGTTTCGCATGACCAAAGGACGCACATTATCAGCCTCGCCCATAAAGTGGAAAACGATACTTTCTGGGCTCAGTGTATAGTACATGTAATATTCGCTTCTTCTTCTGTGTGTGTGCGGAGCCATAGTATTCCATACACTACCGGGATCCAGACTCGTAAAGCCCATCACAATTTGGCAAGTGTCAACGTTGTCAGGGCTAATCGCCTGATAAATTGTGCGTTTATTTGATTCTTCGAGAGATCCCATATCGATTTTTTTTGCCATGGACTTGGTAATAAGTTTAGTCGGATAAGCCTTGTGTGCTGGGTAACTGACAATATAGAATTTTGCAGGTTGACTACTATCTTCACTTTCAAACGTGATGTTCTCATTCCCTCGACCAATATATAAACTATCCTCAAATGCTAGTTTATATTCTTTTTCATTGATGATTATTTTTCCTGCACCACCAATATTTAAAACGCCAATCTCTCTTCTTTGTGTGAAGTAGCTGCACGCCAGCTCTTTATGCACAGGGAGCTCTAGCTTCTTGTTAACTGGCACGGCTGATGCCACAACACCTCTGTCAATGTCTGAGTAAGTCATTGGGACTTCATCAATTTTAAATAAGTTGTCGACTAAAAAACTACTTCTTAGTTCACTACTAGTCATCCGTTTATATCTGATATTGTCTGCTGAAACTCTTAAGTCCATATCAACTCCTCGTATATTTAAAGCATTTAAAATAGTGGAAATTCGTGTTGCTCTTTTACAATTAGCTAATATTGGCTAGTCAATATTCAATCTCAAAGTAACACGGTTGCACCTAGGTCAATACTGTTAATATACAGTCATATGTGATTAATTTAAAGCAAAGTGTGTCATTTGAGGTGGTGAGGATATTAAATCCTTGAAAGTGCTACTTAAAGCACTATTGGTGAGAGCTGTTAACTAAGCTTTTGGATGATCAAAACTGTAATCATCAAAACAACGTGTAGAGGATTGGTTTGAACAGTCAAATGCTACTATTTGTTCTTTGGCACAGAAACTGTAATTACTTGAATTTCATGCTTTTCAAATAACTCTAAGAATCGAGGTTCAACGTTGCTATCCGTAATAAGAACATCAACTTTATCAAGAGAACATAAAATCAAAGAACTTCGTTTACCAATCTTAGAACTATCCGCTAAAACAATCAGTTGATCGGCTTGCTTTAATAGCTTCTGTTCTGAAAGCACTAGCATGGGGTCTGTTTCCATCAAGCCAAACTCACCTATAGCAGGCGTACCCATGAACATTTTACTACCGTGATAATTAGAAATTCCATCGTTCTCAAACGAACTTAAAATGATACTTTGTTTTCTATATAACTCACCACCAGGCAGGGTTACTTGGTTGTCAGAATTTTCGGCTAACTCATGAGCTAAAGCAAAAGAGTTCGTCAGAATATTTAAATGGCGCGTAGCAAGCGCATTTTTCATCATGAAGGTGCTACTTCCACCATTAATTATGATCGATTCACCTTCTTCACACAATGATACTGCCTTATCAGCAATAAGCGCTTTAATTTCTTTGTTTTGCTCAGTGTCTGCGAGAAATACAGAGCCCTTAAGGTGCCTACGCTCATGGGAATGTGACGAAACATTATTCGACTGAGCACCACCTCTGATTTTAGT harbors:
- a CDS encoding TRAP transporter substrate-binding protein, yielding MPRKRAINYKCFSLLVPVLLMISSCSKLYDSTTVIPLAHTLDVNHPVHLALIHMDERLQELSSGEMKLKIFPSGQLGTEREILELVQIGSLGMTKVSASPLEAFVPKMKVFSLPYLFNDNKHYWDTLNSEVGKRLLNEGTAFRIKGLGYFDAGSRSFYSSDKLIKTPTDLNGMKIRVMNSQSAVDMVNTIGGSATPVSFGELYTALQQGVVDGAENNPPSFYFSKHFEVSKYYLLDEHTSIPDVIIIGTHIWNNLNSQQQGWLSQAMSEATDYQRVLWKESTEQSLKAVKDAGVEIIVADKKPFQESVKPIYDNLKDVEIIKLVDEIKLIGELP
- a CDS encoding TRAP transporter small permease; translated protein: MMQVNFVLEKLDYLLSRLLAFIMVILVVDVAWQVITRFILPKPSSFTEEVARFLLIWLSLLGAAYAYKLHAHLGLDILVRKLSAKNALRVFRFNCFLVAIFSVVILICGGSHLVWLTWVLGQQSPVLNMPMAYVYVAIPLSGLIFFIYSISFIFAPTDTKVDDAQ
- a CDS encoding TRAP transporter large permease yields the protein MISLILFLVFTILLIINLPIALAIIFATLVTMLFTIDTLPAITTIAQRLAVGIDSFALLAIPYFILSGYLMGQGGIAARLVNFAKTLVGRLPGGLAYVNVISCALFGSISGSSVAATSAVGGFMIPAMEKEGYNRPFSAAVTVTAATTGMLIPPSNILIIYSLASGGVSIAALFIAGYLPGILVALLLMLACALYVKRNKIKPLEKEAIDPFWPSFMGALPSLLLVFVIIGGIIGGVFTPTEAGVVAVLYSLILSVVIYRELKISDLYPILIKSVITTSIVMLLIGSSSAMSWLMTYESIPQNISQLLLTLSDNPLIVLLIINLILLVIGTFMDMTPAVLIFTPILLPVVENLGISPLHFGIMMILNLSIGLCSPPVGSVLFIGCSIAKVNITEIIRPIIPLYLAMIAALVLVTIFPSISEFLPKLLGLI
- the kduD gene encoding 2-dehydro-3-deoxy-D-gluconate 5-dehydrogenase KduD, giving the protein MSNMFDLSGKVALVTGASRGLGQAIALGLAKAGADIIAVASKKENVADTLAEIEKLGTCKVVALGCEQDKPEQVKKLVDDAIAAFGKVDILVNNAGTIRRAPAEDFSDEDWDLVMEANINGVFRLSRGIGKHMLANGSGKIINIASLLSFSGGITVPAYSASKGAVMQLTKALANEWAAKGLNVNAIAPGYFATDNTSALRADKERNEAISARIPAGRWGEPEDLAGAAIFLASSASDYVNGHTLLVDGGWMAR
- the kduI gene encoding 5-dehydro-4-deoxy-D-glucuronate isomerase codes for the protein MDLRVSADNIRYKRMTSSELRSSFLVDNLFKIDEVPMTYSDIDRGVVASAVPVNKKLELPVHKELACSYFTQRREIGVLNIGGAGKIIINEKEYKLAFEDSLYIGRGNENITFESEDSSQPAKFYIVSYPAHKAYPTKLITKSMAKKIDMGSLEESNKRTIYQAISPDNVDTCQIVMGFTSLDPGSVWNTMAPHTHRRRSEYYMYYTLSPESIVFHFMGEADNVRPLVMRNEQVALSPSWSIHSGCGTNAYTFCWSMGGENQEFTDMDHLTVNEIF
- a CDS encoding DeoR/GlpR family DNA-binding transcription regulator, yielding MLEKQRHHLLIELLAEMGYASVPVLSSKLKASEATIRRDITKLSKRKALTKIRGGAQSNNVSSHSHERRHLKGSVFLADTEQNKEIKALIADKAVSLCEEGESIIINGGSSTFMMKNALATRHLNILTNSFALAHELAENSDNQVTLPGGELYRKQSIILSSFENDGISNYHGSKMFMGTPAIGEFGLMETDPMLVLSEQKLLKQADQLIVLADSSKIGKRSSLILCSLDKVDVLITDSNVEPRFLELFEKHEIQVITVSVPKNK